In Phoenix dactylifera cultivar Barhee BC4 chromosome 11, palm_55x_up_171113_PBpolish2nd_filt_p, whole genome shotgun sequence, the following are encoded in one genomic region:
- the LOC103724248 gene encoding agamous-like MADS-box protein AGL61 yields the protein MLILSSKTQASFLSPTSFLLRPLLLLFFCNTIVVSIMGRRKIAIEKIPETQQRQVCFSKRRKGLFKKAADICAASRACSIAIVIFSAVGNLFTFAHPGVEAISRRFLGNEALIDQLSNKEPENTHAAIGDDGNSCQDESDDGFDVSDGESDCGDDEEMMITDNDREETVKQDVGREEEEKEAREEVMRKDNNREETLKQEVGKEKEEKETREEAQEILEGDQFWWNKPIDDLRLEGLLELEKSIMELRDKVRDRAGFLLAEKPLSLCSWNHK from the coding sequence TTTTCTACTCCGCCCTCTTCTTCTGCTATTCTTCTGCAATACTATTGTGGTATCCATCATGGGCCGGCGTAAGATCGCCATTGAAAAGATCCCAGAGACACAGCAGCGGCAGGTCTGCTTCTCCAAACGGCGGAAGGGGCTCTTCAAGAAGGCTGCTGACATCTGCGCCGCCTCCCGTGCTTGCTCAATCGCCATCGTCATCTTTTCCGCAGTGGGCAATTTATTCACTTTTGCTCACCCCGGTGTTGAAGCCATATCTAGACGATTCTTAGGCAACGAAGCACTTATCGACCAATTGTCTAACAAGGAACCAGAAAATACCCATGCAGCCATTGGTGATGATGGAAATTCCTGTCAGGACGAATCAGATGACGGTTTTGATGTTAGTGACGGAGAATCAGATTGTGGTGATGATGAGGAGATGATGATAACGGATAACGACAGAGAAGAGACAGTAAAGCAGGACGTGggaagggaagaggaggagaaggaagccaGAGAAGAGGTGATGAGAAAGGATAACAATAGAGAAGAGACACTAAAACAGGAGGTgggaaaggaaaaggaagagaaggaaactAGAGAAGAGGCACAGGAAATACTGGAAGGCGATCAGTTCTGGTGGAACAAGCCAATAGATGATCTCAGATTGGAAGGGCTGCTGGAGCTGGAGAAGTCTATCATGGAGCTACGAGATAAAGTTCGCGACAGAGCTGGTTTTCTCCTTGCAGAGAAGCCATTAAGTCTATGTTcatggaatcacaaataa